A DNA window from Mycoplasmopsis pullorum contains the following coding sequences:
- a CDS encoding DHH family phosphoesterase, whose product MQIGSLKEASRLIEKYDSIVIFHHIRPDGDCLGSQFGLKELLNINFPDKKVYAIGDTKGSFKFLNLEHDAIPSPEILSKSLAIIVDANFKDRIECRELLDSEIFPETLRIDHHPNDDDLYNCTRWVDSSYIAADEMVTELAFENNWKVTPKAASYLYLGINTDSGRFLFDKTSARTFRLVAFLYDNGLNADFIHRNLAAVTLEDLKYNAWLMSTLKTRDGVAYIQNDLENTYRFNKTPQSSIRVNSIANIIGYPIWVQFTEEEDKRVRVEFRSNGPIVRNVALKWGGGGHERASGAMINSLDLVEQVIDDCALEVQNYLNEQK is encoded by the coding sequence ATGCAAATAGGTTCATTAAAGGAAGCTAGTCGCTTAATTGAAAAGTACGATTCAATTGTTATTTTTCACCACATCAGACCAGACGGGGACTGTTTAGGTTCGCAGTTTGGACTGAAAGAACTTTTAAATATTAATTTTCCTGATAAAAAAGTTTATGCAATTGGGGACACTAAGGGATCGTTTAAGTTTCTTAATCTAGAACACGACGCTATCCCAAGTCCAGAAATTTTAAGTAAATCATTAGCGATTATTGTCGATGCTAATTTTAAAGATCGAATTGAATGTCGTGAATTATTAGACTCAGAAATTTTTCCTGAAACATTGAGAATTGACCACCATCCTAATGATGATGACTTATATAATTGTACTCGTTGAGTAGATTCAAGTTATATCGCTGCTGATGAAATGGTGACTGAACTTGCTTTTGAAAACAATTGAAAAGTAACACCAAAAGCAGCTTCATATTTATATTTAGGAATCAACACTGACTCAGGTAGATTTTTATTTGATAAAACAAGTGCTCGAACATTTAGATTAGTTGCATTTTTATACGACAATGGTTTAAATGCTGATTTCATTCATCGAAATTTAGCAGCTGTCACTTTAGAAGATTTAAAATATAATGCTTGATTAATGAGTACACTCAAAACTCGCGACGGGGTTGCTTATATTCAAAACGATTTAGAGAACACTTACAGATTTAATAAAACACCTCAATCATCTATTAGAGTAAATTCAATCGCAAATATTATTGGTTATCCAATTTGAGTTCAATTTACTGAAGAAGAAGACAAAAGAGTCCGTGTTGAATTTAGATCAAATGGTCCAATCGTTCGCAATGTTGCACTCAAATGAGGTGGTGGTGGACACGAAAGAGCAAGTGGAGCCATGATTAATTCATTAGATTTAGTAGAACAAGTTATTGATGATTGTGCGTTAGAAGTTCAAAATTATTTAAATGAGCAAAAATAA
- a CDS encoding chromate transporter: MKNKFWPLFIFVLKVMIIGFGGGNAIMPVIKSEAVEKKKWLTIEEFDRMVIVTNMLPGPSVIQAISFLAIKNLGIFKGIILTLFAIFPHILIALVLYLLASYLPINYLYAISIGALSVIAGVLLSFGWSYMTKSKNMMNTPLWLLTFLVTLVFCVFVPSPFNLPIFVMILFFLILGVVEFCLFKKSKKIQKGDK; this comes from the coding sequence ATGAAAAATAAATTCTGACCTCTTTTTATTTTCGTTCTAAAAGTCATGATTATCGGTTTTGGTGGCGGAAACGCAATAATGCCTGTGATAAAAAGCGAAGCAGTTGAAAAGAAAAAATGATTAACAATCGAAGAATTCGACCGCATGGTTATTGTCACCAATATGTTACCGGGACCGTCTGTGATTCAAGCGATCAGTTTTTTAGCGATTAAAAATTTAGGAATTTTTAAAGGAATCATTTTAACTCTTTTTGCGATCTTTCCGCACATTTTAATCGCTTTAGTTTTATATTTGCTTGCTAGCTATTTGCCAATCAACTATTTATATGCTATCAGCATTGGGGCTCTTTCAGTTATTGCTGGAGTACTTTTAAGTTTCGGATGAAGCTATATGACTAAATCAAAAAATATGATGAACACACCTTTATGACTATTAACTTTTTTGGTGACACTTGTCTTTTGTGTATTTGTCCCCTCTCCATTTAACTTACCAATTTTTGTTATGATACTTTTCTTTCTCATTTTAGGTGTAGTTGAATTTTGTTTATTCAAAAAAAGCAAAAAAATCCAAAAAGGGGACAAATAA
- a CDS encoding chromate transporter: MILAISFLLLGLIIISLTVFGGGQVFMPIFKWFWEILNDSFGIRITEAQIDSIFTISNVTPGVLSTKFSLFSGILFSNNLDGQAQWWGFLLMFLTYSVFCLPAIFIMYFSAKYLKKFEDKKYIKSLLLLMKPIVAGIIISISIQLFINCLLPFINFNGSKGYLVINHNSTKSSFFSGWRLYVIFAYVPIMFLLGMYLYNKKISLFWIILIGVVSSIIVFMPWLK; the protein is encoded by the coding sequence ATGATATTAGCTATTTCTTTTTTGCTTTTAGGTCTTATTATAATTAGTCTTACCGTTTTTGGTGGTGGACAAGTTTTTATGCCTATATTTAAGTGATTTTGAGAAATTCTGAATGATAGTTTCGGGATTAGAATCACGGAAGCACAAATCGATTCGATCTTTACAATTTCGAATGTAACCCCTGGGGTACTCTCAACAAAGTTTTCTCTTTTTAGTGGGATTTTGTTTTCGAATAATTTAGATGGACAAGCACAATGGTGGGGATTCCTACTTATGTTTTTAACTTATAGTGTGTTTTGTTTACCAGCTATCTTTATTATGTATTTCTCCGCAAAATATTTAAAAAAATTTGAAGATAAAAAATATATTAAATCTCTATTATTGTTAATGAAACCCATCGTAGCAGGCATCATCATTTCTATTTCAATTCAATTATTTATTAATTGTTTATTACCTTTTATTAACTTTAACGGTTCTAAAGGTTATTTAGTCATTAATCATAATTCAACCAAAAGTTCGTTTTTCAGCGGTTGAAGATTATATGTTATTTTTGCTTATGTTCCAATTATGTTTTTATTAGGAATGTATTTGTATAATAAAAAAATATCGTTATTTTGAATAATATTAATCGGAGTCGTGAGTTCAATTATTGTTTTTATGCCGTGATTAAAGTAA
- the tpiA gene encoding triose-phosphate isomerase gives MKKTVIIGNWKMNKTYSETLKFISEFASLYNQNKDKVYSNLDFAVALPFTNLSAAQSNTVAELQFSAQDMSQHQKGAYTGEISADMLLDLNVKYVILGHSERRTYHHETDELVNNKAKLAIEKGLVPVICVGETLEEYQAGKTQEVVRTQIENSLKDLDLSKIIVAYEPVWAIGTGKVATPEIAENVCEFIKSITSQDLVLQYGGSVNPKNIEDLHSQPHIDGFLVGGASLEAESFLSLLTLGK, from the coding sequence ATGAAAAAAACTGTAATTATTGGTAATTGAAAAATGAATAAAACTTATTCTGAAACATTAAAATTCATTTCAGAATTCGCTTCACTTTATAATCAAAACAAAGATAAAGTATACTCAAACCTAGATTTCGCTGTTGCTTTACCTTTTACAAATTTATCTGCTGCACAAAGTAACACAGTTGCTGAATTGCAATTTAGTGCTCAAGACATGTCACAACACCAAAAAGGTGCATATACTGGAGAAATCAGTGCTGATATGTTATTAGACTTAAATGTTAAATACGTTATTTTAGGTCACTCAGAACGTCGTACATATCACCACGAAACTGATGAATTAGTAAATAATAAAGCTAAATTAGCAATTGAAAAAGGATTAGTACCTGTAATTTGTGTTGGTGAAACATTAGAAGAATATCAAGCAGGGAAAACTCAAGAAGTTGTCAGAACACAAATTGAAAACTCATTAAAAGACTTAGATTTAAGCAAAATTATCGTTGCTTATGAACCTGTTTGAGCAATCGGGACAGGCAAAGTTGCAACACCTGAAATTGCTGAAAACGTTTGTGAATTTATTAAATCAATTACATCACAAGACTTAGTATTACAATATGGTGGCAGCGTTAATCCAAAAAACATTGAAGATTTACACTCACAACCACACATTGACGGATTCCTTGTAGGTGGTGCTTCACTAGAAGCAGAAAGCTTTTTAAGCTTATTAACTTTAGGAAAATAG